In one window of Tumebacillus algifaecis DNA:
- a CDS encoding DRTGG domain-containing protein: MSTTKHEQILLYIEDLVVGSKISVRQIAKVMEVSEGTAYRAIKEAETRGLVSTIERVGTVRIEKKQKKNIERLTFAEVVNIVEGSVLGGKEGLHKTLSKFVIGAMEVDAMLRYIDRDSLMIVGNREQVHKISLEHGAAVLITGGFDTTDEVKILADQLQLPIISSAYDSFTIATLINRAIYDRLIKKEILLVEDILPTHVIPDVLHIGDTVQAWYRKVEGTGHTRFPVLDSGERLVGIVTSKDVTGHKLDEPIERVMTRNPINASGRTTVAYAAHMMVWEGFELLPVVDHKRLVGVISRQDVIRAMQQIQNQPQVAQTIQDIILSHFKEEDGDGRSVVLSGVVTPQMTNQMGTMGPGVLMTVLNEAGSLAIRRLKNSDMVVENVSVYFLKPIQIDAPVSVRATVVDSGRKFGKVDIEISSRGDLMGKALYTAQVLER; encoded by the coding sequence ATGAGCACGACCAAACACGAGCAGATATTGTTATATATCGAGGACCTTGTAGTAGGAAGCAAGATCTCCGTCCGCCAGATTGCCAAAGTGATGGAGGTCAGCGAAGGGACAGCGTATCGCGCGATCAAGGAAGCGGAGACGCGCGGGTTGGTCTCGACGATCGAGCGGGTCGGCACGGTGCGCATCGAGAAGAAGCAAAAGAAAAACATTGAGCGTCTGACGTTTGCCGAGGTGGTCAACATCGTGGAAGGGTCGGTGCTCGGTGGCAAAGAAGGACTGCACAAGACGCTGAGCAAATTTGTGATCGGTGCGATGGAAGTCGATGCGATGCTCCGCTACATCGACCGCGACTCGTTGATGATCGTCGGCAACCGCGAGCAGGTACATAAAATTTCGCTGGAGCATGGTGCGGCGGTGCTGATCACGGGCGGATTTGACACGACCGATGAAGTGAAGATCCTGGCTGATCAACTCCAACTGCCGATCATCTCGTCAGCGTATGACTCCTTTACGATCGCGACGCTGATCAACCGCGCGATCTATGACCGTTTGATCAAGAAGGAGATCTTGTTGGTCGAAGATATTTTGCCGACCCATGTGATTCCCGATGTGCTACATATTGGGGACACGGTGCAAGCGTGGTATCGGAAGGTCGAAGGGACGGGGCATACCCGCTTTCCAGTGCTGGACAGCGGCGAGCGGCTGGTCGGAATTGTGACCTCCAAGGACGTGACGGGCCACAAATTGGACGAGCCGATCGAGCGGGTGATGACACGCAACCCGATCAACGCCTCCGGGCGGACGACGGTGGCCTATGCGGCACACATGATGGTCTGGGAAGGATTTGAACTGCTCCCCGTCGTCGATCACAAGCGGCTGGTCGGGGTCATCTCACGGCAGGACGTGATCCGTGCGATGCAGCAAATCCAAAACCAGCCTCAAGTGGCGCAGACGATCCAAGACATCATCCTGAGCCACTTTAAAGAAGAAGATGGCGATGGGCGGAGCGTGGTACTGTCCGGCGTGGTCACACCGCAGATGACGAACCAGATGGGCACGATGGGGCCCGGCGTGCTGATGACTGTGCTCAATGAAGCAGGTTCGCTTGCCATTCGCAGGCTGAAAAATTCGGATATGGTCGTGGAGAACGTCTCCGTGTATTTTTTGAAACCGATCCAGATCGACGCCCCTGTGAGCGTCCGCGCCACCGTCGTCGATTCGGGCCGCAAATTTGGCAAAGTGGACATCGAAATTTCCAGCCGTGGCGATCTGATGGGGAAAGCGCTCTATACGGCACAGGTGCTGGAAAGGTAG
- a CDS encoding bifunctional GNAT family N-acetyltransferase/carbon-nitrogen hydrolase family protein: MSDIDLSKFEKKMILRNIAREDFEELIALQTICFPNMDLWKLDQLASHLRYFSEGQFCVEFEGKIIGSCSSLIVDFNEYNAQHTWNEITDYGYIRNHDREGFNLYGMEVMVHPDYRRMKIGRRLYEARKKLAQELNLKSIIIGGRIPNYHLYADNMSPRQYVEEVMAHNIYDPVLTFQLMNGFTVKRINTHYLDDDKQSLQYATLMEWNNVDYWPQTRKQFKTSFPVRVCVIQYMMKKIDRFDDFAQQCEYYVDVASNYGSDFAVFPEIFTMQLLSFLDEKTPSVAVRKLTEYTEDYLHLFTNLAVKYNVNIVGGSHFVEEDHHIYNIAYLFRRDGTIERQYKIHITPNETKWWGVQPGDDIRVFETDCGKIAILVCYDIEFPELSRIVTQKGANIIFTPFNTEDRQGYLRVRTCSQARAIENQVYTVISGTVGNLSDVENMDIQYAQSGIFTPSDYSFPRDGIVGMCSENIETIVVGDIDLELLRRTRKSGSVTQLRDRRLDLYEVKLKPQT, encoded by the coding sequence ATGTCTGACATTGACCTTTCAAAATTTGAGAAAAAGATGATCTTGCGCAACATCGCGCGTGAGGACTTTGAAGAGTTGATCGCTTTGCAAACGATCTGTTTTCCCAATATGGACCTTTGGAAACTTGACCAGTTGGCGAGTCACCTGCGCTATTTTTCAGAAGGCCAGTTCTGTGTTGAGTTTGAAGGCAAGATCATCGGTTCTTGTTCCAGTTTGATCGTCGATTTTAATGAATACAACGCCCAGCACACGTGGAACGAGATCACCGACTATGGTTATATCCGCAACCATGATCGCGAAGGCTTCAATCTCTACGGCATGGAGGTCATGGTGCATCCAGACTATCGCCGTATGAAAATTGGGCGCCGTCTCTACGAAGCGCGGAAAAAATTGGCTCAAGAGCTCAACTTGAAGAGCATCATCATCGGCGGACGCATCCCGAACTACCATCTGTACGCCGACAACATGTCACCTCGCCAATATGTCGAAGAAGTGATGGCGCACAATATTTACGATCCCGTCTTGACGTTTCAGTTGATGAACGGGTTCACCGTAAAGCGGATCAACACCCACTATCTTGACGATGACAAACAGTCCTTGCAGTACGCGACGTTGATGGAGTGGAACAACGTCGATTACTGGCCACAGACGCGCAAACAGTTCAAAACCTCCTTTCCGGTGCGGGTGTGCGTGATCCAATACATGATGAAAAAGATCGACCGCTTTGATGACTTTGCCCAGCAGTGCGAATATTATGTGGACGTAGCGTCCAACTACGGGTCGGACTTTGCGGTGTTTCCGGAGATTTTCACGATGCAGCTCCTTTCCTTTTTGGATGAAAAAACGCCAAGTGTTGCGGTGCGCAAACTGACCGAATACACCGAGGATTATCTGCATCTCTTCACGAACCTTGCCGTCAAATATAATGTCAACATCGTTGGCGGCTCGCATTTTGTGGAAGAGGACCACCACATCTACAACATCGCCTACCTGTTCCGGCGCGATGGTACGATCGAGCGGCAATACAAAATCCACATCACGCCTAATGAAACGAAATGGTGGGGCGTGCAACCAGGCGATGACATTCGCGTGTTCGAAACCGATTGTGGGAAGATCGCGATCTTGGTCTGCTATGACATCGAATTCCCTGAGTTGTCCCGCATCGTGACGCAAAAAGGCGCGAACATCATCTTTACGCCTTTCAACACGGAAGACCGTCAGGGTTACCTGAGGGTGCGCACCTGCTCGCAGGCCCGAGCCATTGAAAACCAAGTTTACACGGTGATCTCAGGAACTGTTGGCAACCTGTCCGATGTCGAGAACATGGACATTCAGTACGCCCAGTCGGGGATATTTACTCCGTCCGACTATTCTTTTCCGCGAGACGGGATTGTCGGCATGTGCAGTGAGAACATCGAGACGATCGTCGTGGGCGATATCGATTTAGAACTGCTGCGCAGGACGCGAAAGTCGGGCAGTGTGACCCAGCTCCGAGATCGGCGCTTGGATCTGTATGAGGTGAAATTGAAGCCGCAGACATAA
- a CDS encoding DNA polymerase III subunit alpha: MNGFVHLNVHTEYSLLRGLCRIEELVERAVALGMDAVAMTDLGVMYGAIEFYKTAKAAGIKPILGCEMLVARGNLRDRPMRGEEPHRLVLLAENVDGYRNLLKLVSEAQLDSGGTLPCTDKHALKRYREGLIALSSGLEGEVAHKILQGDLLAAEHAANEYAAIFGKGNFYLELQDHGILEEKQVLQNLVQLSYKLDLPLVVTNAVHYLQQEAAPVQDVLACIREGRTMGEDNRPRLLSDQYYLKSDAEMSALFAHFPEALHNARAIADRCQVELNLSETHLPAFDLPQGFTEQSYLAHLCEQGAQMRYGQPGPEVWDRLRYELDVIGKMGFSGYFLIVWDFMKFAHENGISTGPGRGSAAGSLVSYVLSITDVDPIKFNLLFQRFLNPERISWPDIDIDFEFERRGEVIEYVTRKYGNDRVAQIVTFGTMAARAAIRDVGRVLDLSQAVVDKTAKLVPHALGITIEKALADEEFQSAYRSDAQVRKLVDLARQVEGLPRHTSLHAAGVVISKAPLTEYVPLQRGAEGGVVTQYSMEVLEDVGLLKMDFLGLRYLSLIDQTVEIVEKTEGRTISFAQMEMDDPKTFELLCRGDTDGCFQLESSGVKHVLRELRPSSFEDIIAVISLYRPGPMENIPTFIKAKHGEIAVRYPHPDLQGILADTYGVIVYQEQIMQIASTMAGFSLGQADLLRRAVGKKKRDVLDEQRAIFVDGCLQKGYAEQLAHEVYDLIVRFADYGFNRAHAAAYAVLAYQTCYLKANHPAAYMAALLTSVMMSSRKVAQYVDDSKRMNIEVLPPDVNKSTYRFTVEDGKIRFGLLAIKNVGVAAIQSLVQTRRKKPFLNLVDFCERVDARSCNKKAIESLIRAGCFDELHGNRRAMLLALEEAVEQGRVKQKEHDDSQISLFGLIEGQTEQKREFVLPATSDYSARERLEMEKELLGLYVSGSPLTPYRRQMEQLADKRVIELVETPDGAIVTVCGMLRTVKKIQTKKGARMAFLEVEDSTGIVEVVLFPEVFKRAESMLEAEVIAIRGRLQLRGEEGKIIADRLKVLEPEEPSLTQPASPTFAGHPPQDGTRSPVAAQERVVVYVRIRPEDEARLAALQQVITKHSGTLPVLLFYTASRKARALSERYAVAMTPEFVAAVEQILGRGAVVEKMRKK; the protein is encoded by the coding sequence ATGAACGGGTTCGTCCACCTGAATGTACATACAGAATATAGTTTGCTGCGTGGGCTGTGCCGGATCGAGGAACTGGTCGAGCGGGCTGTGGCTTTGGGTATGGATGCGGTGGCGATGACAGACCTCGGTGTGATGTACGGGGCGATCGAGTTTTATAAAACGGCCAAGGCGGCTGGCATCAAGCCGATTCTTGGCTGTGAGATGCTGGTGGCGCGCGGGAACTTGCGCGACCGCCCGATGCGCGGGGAAGAACCGCATCGGTTGGTGCTGTTAGCGGAGAATGTGGACGGGTACCGCAATTTGCTCAAGCTCGTGTCGGAAGCGCAACTGGACAGCGGCGGGACGCTGCCATGCACCGATAAGCATGCGCTCAAGCGGTATCGCGAGGGCTTGATCGCACTGTCTTCAGGATTGGAGGGCGAGGTTGCGCACAAGATCTTGCAGGGCGACCTGTTGGCGGCTGAACATGCGGCAAACGAGTATGCGGCGATTTTTGGCAAAGGCAATTTTTATTTGGAATTGCAAGATCACGGGATTCTCGAAGAGAAGCAGGTGTTGCAGAATCTGGTGCAGTTGTCCTATAAGCTCGATCTGCCACTTGTGGTCACCAATGCGGTGCACTATCTACAACAGGAAGCCGCTCCGGTGCAGGATGTGCTGGCCTGCATCCGCGAAGGGCGGACGATGGGGGAGGACAATCGGCCCCGTCTGTTGAGCGATCAGTATTACTTAAAATCGGATGCGGAGATGTCGGCGTTGTTTGCCCATTTTCCAGAGGCGTTGCACAATGCGCGAGCCATTGCCGACCGCTGTCAGGTCGAGCTGAACCTGAGCGAGACGCATCTGCCAGCGTTCGATTTGCCGCAAGGGTTTACGGAGCAGAGCTATCTGGCTCATCTCTGTGAGCAAGGGGCACAGATGCGCTATGGTCAACCGGGGCCGGAAGTTTGGGACCGCCTGCGCTATGAGCTAGATGTGATCGGGAAGATGGGCTTCTCCGGCTATTTTTTGATCGTCTGGGATTTTATGAAATTCGCCCATGAAAACGGCATCTCGACCGGTCCGGGTCGCGGTTCGGCGGCGGGGAGTTTGGTGTCCTATGTACTTAGCATCACAGATGTTGATCCGATCAAATTCAATCTGCTGTTCCAGCGCTTTTTGAATCCGGAGCGCATTTCCTGGCCCGATATTGATATCGACTTTGAGTTTGAGCGGCGCGGAGAAGTGATCGAGTATGTCACGCGCAAATATGGCAACGACCGCGTGGCGCAGATCGTCACGTTCGGAACGATGGCTGCGCGGGCGGCGATCCGCGATGTCGGGCGCGTCCTCGATCTGTCGCAGGCTGTGGTGGATAAGACGGCGAAGCTGGTGCCGCATGCGCTTGGCATCACGATCGAGAAAGCGCTTGCCGATGAGGAGTTCCAGTCCGCTTACCGCTCGGACGCACAAGTGCGCAAATTGGTCGATCTGGCGCGTCAGGTGGAAGGACTGCCCCGCCACACCTCGCTTCATGCGGCAGGCGTCGTGATTTCGAAAGCGCCGCTCACCGAGTACGTCCCGTTGCAACGCGGGGCGGAAGGCGGTGTGGTGACACAGTATTCGATGGAAGTCTTGGAGGATGTCGGACTGCTCAAGATGGATTTTCTCGGCCTGCGCTATCTGAGCTTGATCGATCAGACGGTGGAGATCGTGGAAAAGACAGAGGGGCGGACGATCTCCTTTGCCCAGATGGAAATGGACGATCCCAAGACGTTCGAACTGTTGTGCCGGGGTGATACGGATGGCTGTTTTCAGTTGGAATCGAGCGGTGTCAAACATGTGCTGCGCGAACTTCGTCCTTCTTCGTTTGAAGATATCATTGCGGTGATCTCGCTGTACCGACCGGGTCCGATGGAGAATATCCCTACCTTTATCAAAGCAAAGCACGGCGAGATCGCGGTGCGCTATCCGCATCCCGATCTGCAGGGGATCTTGGCGGATACGTACGGCGTGATCGTCTATCAGGAACAGATTATGCAGATCGCTTCGACGATGGCTGGCTTTTCGCTTGGGCAGGCCGATCTGCTGCGCCGAGCGGTCGGCAAGAAGAAGCGGGATGTGCTCGATGAACAGCGAGCGATTTTTGTGGACGGCTGTTTGCAAAAAGGCTATGCGGAGCAATTGGCCCATGAGGTGTACGATTTGATCGTGCGCTTTGCCGACTATGGATTTAACCGCGCGCACGCGGCTGCCTATGCGGTGCTGGCCTATCAAACCTGTTATTTGAAAGCGAATCATCCGGCCGCCTACATGGCGGCACTGCTGACCAGCGTGATGATGTCGTCACGCAAGGTCGCGCAGTATGTGGATGATTCGAAACGGATGAACATCGAGGTGCTCCCTCCCGATGTCAACAAGAGCACATACCGTTTCACGGTGGAGGATGGCAAAATACGTTTCGGCCTGCTGGCGATCAAAAATGTCGGTGTGGCGGCGATTCAATCTTTGGTGCAGACGCGACGCAAAAAGCCGTTTCTGAATCTGGTCGATTTTTGTGAGCGGGTCGATGCCAGGTCGTGCAACAAAAAAGCGATCGAATCGCTGATTCGCGCCGGATGTTTTGACGAACTGCATGGCAATCGGCGGGCGATGTTGTTGGCGCTGGAAGAAGCGGTGGAGCAAGGGCGCGTGAAACAAAAGGAGCATGATGACAGTCAGATCAGTCTGTTCGGGCTGATCGAAGGGCAGACGGAGCAAAAGCGAGAGTTTGTTCTGCCAGCGACGAGTGACTATTCGGCACGTGAGCGGCTGGAGATGGAGAAGGAATTGCTCGGCCTGTATGTGAGCGGATCACCGCTGACCCCCTATCGCCGCCAGATGGAGCAGCTCGCCGATAAGCGGGTGATCGAGCTTGTCGAAACGCCGGACGGTGCGATCGTCACCGTCTGCGGCATGCTTCGCACGGTGAAGAAGATCCAGACCAAAAAAGGTGCCCGCATGGCGTTTTTAGAGGTCGAGGACAGCACAGGCATTGTCGAAGTCGTCCTTTTTCCGGAGGTGTTTAAGCGAGCTGAGTCGATGCTTGAAGCTGAAGTGATCGCCATTCGCGGTCGGCTTCAACTGCGGGGAGAAGAAGGGAAGATCATCGCAGATCGATTGAAAGTGCTCGAACCGGAAGAGCCGTCGCTCACACAACCTGCAAGTCCGACATTTGCGGGCCACCCGCCACAAGACGGGACGCGCTCGCCAGTTGCCGCGCAAGAGCGGGTGGTCGTCTACGTTCGCATCCGCCCGGAGGATGAAGCGAGGCTGGCCGCTCTGCAGCAGGTGATCACCAAGCATTCAGGAACGTTGCCCGTCCTTTTGTTCTACACCGCGTCGCGCAAGGCGCGAGCACTGTCGGAGCGCTATGCGGTGGCGATGACGCCGGAGTTTGTGGCGGCGGTGGAACAGATTTTGGGGCGTGGGGCGGTCGTCGAAAAAATGCGCAAAAAGTAA
- a CDS encoding phosphatidylglycerophosphatase A family protein — protein MAREMIELLKRRGVTIDDIADIVYTLQKPYHPDLKREPCVTSVLHVLEKREVQYALYTGIALDELAEQDALPEPLQRILNTDEPLYGVDEILALSITNVYGSIGLTSFGYLDKEKIGIISKLNNKSNGVHVFLDDLVAGVAAAASARIAHRSAKS, from the coding sequence ATGGCGCGTGAGATGATTGAACTGTTAAAACGTCGCGGAGTCACCATCGACGATATTGCCGATATCGTGTATACTCTTCAAAAACCTTATCATCCCGATCTGAAGCGAGAGCCTTGTGTCACCAGCGTTCTGCACGTGCTCGAAAAGCGCGAAGTGCAGTACGCCCTGTACACCGGGATCGCCTTAGACGAACTGGCCGAGCAGGATGCGTTGCCCGAACCTTTACAGCGCATTCTCAATACGGATGAGCCGCTGTATGGCGTCGATGAAATACTCGCCCTCTCGATCACCAACGTATACGGTTCGATCGGGCTTACTTCCTTCGGGTATTTAGACAAGGAAAAAATAGGTATCATCTCGAAACTTAATAACAAGAGTAATGGTGTCCATGTGTTCCTCGATGATTTGGTTGCAGGCGTTGCAGCGGCTGCCTCTGCCCGCATCGCTCACCGATCTGCCAAATCTTAA
- a CDS encoding NAD(P)-dependent malic enzyme, with translation MSLREDALELHRVHQGKLAVTAKVPVSNARDLSLAYSPGVAEPCKEIHKTPERVYDYTAKGNFVAVVSDGTAVLGLGNIGPHAALPVMEGKAVLFKAFAGVDAVPICLNTTDVEDIIRTVKLLEPTFGGINLEDIAAPACFVIEQRLKEELNIPVFHDDQHGTAIVTLAGLINALKVVDKRMQDIKVVANGAGAAGIAIIKLLLSMGVKHVVMCDTKGAIYEGRVEGMNPVKEMIAKNTNRERVTGTLEEVLVGADVFIGVSVADAVTPDMVRSMNRDPIIFAMANPDPEIRPDEAMEAGAKVVGTGRSDYPNQVNNVLAFPGIFRGALDVRATMINEEMKIAAAYAIADLIQPHELSSDYVIPRPFDSRVAPSVAKAVAKAAMDTGVAQLFVSPDEVMERTARLTKSE, from the coding sequence GTGTCGTTGCGTGAAGATGCACTTGAACTACACCGAGTTCACCAGGGCAAGCTTGCCGTCACCGCGAAGGTGCCTGTAAGCAACGCCCGTGACCTCAGTTTGGCTTATAGCCCGGGGGTCGCTGAGCCCTGTAAAGAGATTCACAAGACGCCTGAGCGCGTTTACGATTATACAGCCAAAGGAAACTTTGTTGCCGTCGTCAGCGACGGAACTGCTGTGCTCGGCCTTGGCAATATCGGGCCGCATGCGGCATTGCCTGTTATGGAAGGGAAAGCGGTTCTGTTCAAAGCGTTCGCTGGCGTAGATGCGGTGCCGATCTGTCTGAACACGACCGATGTGGAAGACATCATCCGCACCGTCAAACTGCTCGAACCGACGTTTGGCGGTATCAATCTCGAAGATATTGCCGCTCCGGCCTGTTTTGTGATTGAACAACGGCTCAAAGAAGAGCTGAACATCCCCGTCTTTCACGATGATCAGCACGGCACGGCGATCGTCACGCTCGCTGGCCTGATCAATGCGCTGAAAGTGGTCGATAAGCGGATGCAGGATATCAAAGTCGTAGCCAACGGCGCGGGTGCGGCTGGTATTGCGATCATCAAGCTCTTGCTCTCGATGGGTGTCAAGCATGTGGTCATGTGTGACACGAAAGGCGCGATCTATGAGGGCCGCGTCGAGGGTATGAACCCGGTCAAAGAGATGATTGCAAAAAATACCAACCGCGAGCGCGTCACCGGCACGCTCGAAGAGGTATTGGTCGGAGCTGACGTTTTCATCGGCGTTTCGGTCGCTGATGCGGTCACTCCGGACATGGTGCGCTCGATGAACCGCGACCCGATCATCTTCGCCATGGCGAACCCCGACCCGGAGATTCGCCCTGATGAAGCGATGGAAGCGGGTGCGAAAGTCGTTGGGACAGGCCGTTCAGACTACCCGAATCAAGTCAATAACGTATTGGCCTTCCCCGGTATTTTCCGCGGCGCGCTCGATGTGCGGGCCACGATGATCAACGAAGAGATGAAAATTGCTGCCGCCTATGCGATCGCTGATCTGATTCAGCCGCATGAGCTGTCCTCCGACTACGTGATTCCCAGACCGTTCGATTCGCGGGTGGCGCCAAGCGTGGCCAAAGCGGTCGCCAAAGCGGCGATGGATACCGGAGTCGCTCAACTGTTTGTCTCGCCTGACGAAGTGATGGAACGCACCGCACGACTGACAAAAAGTGAGTAA
- a CDS encoding glutamate decarboxylase yields MWTVIYIAPNSKTAERIKDKLTEESFLVKLRQTNAAKQQFEILVPETELEEVQEVLKDILHSSHRES; encoded by the coding sequence ATGTGGACTGTCATCTATATTGCGCCTAACTCGAAGACGGCCGAGCGGATCAAGGACAAGCTTACGGAAGAAAGCTTCCTGGTCAAACTCCGCCAGACTAACGCAGCTAAGCAGCAATTTGAGATTTTGGTTCCCGAGACAGAATTGGAAGAAGTGCAAGAAGTCTTAAAAGACATTCTCCATTCCTCACATCGCGAATCATAG
- the accD gene encoding acetyl-CoA carboxylase, carboxyltransferase subunit beta, whose translation MKDIFHIKKQRYATLTSADVAERLGRTKQPDISVPEGLMSKCKRCGEMTFTKELEKNLKTCPKCDYHYTMNAEERIKATLDDGRFFEYDAGMTAVDPLKFPDYPAKVEREQNKTGMKEAVVTGEGTIGGYPVIIGIMDSTYFMGSMGSVVGEKLTRAIEAALSKRYPLIIFTASGGARMQEGIYSLMQMAKTSAALRKLHEAGGLYIAVNTYPTTGGVTASFAMLGDINLAEPGALIGFAGRRIIEQTIRQKLPDDFQTAEFLLKHGMLDMVVPRKDMRQTLSTLLELHGGVPSGE comes from the coding sequence TTGAAGGACATTTTTCATATAAAGAAGCAACGATATGCAACCTTGACCTCTGCCGACGTGGCAGAGCGGCTGGGGCGGACCAAGCAACCTGATATTTCTGTCCCAGAAGGTCTCATGTCAAAGTGTAAGCGCTGTGGTGAGATGACCTTCACAAAGGAATTGGAGAAGAACCTCAAGACCTGCCCGAAGTGTGACTATCACTATACGATGAACGCGGAAGAACGGATCAAGGCCACGCTTGACGATGGCCGTTTCTTTGAGTACGACGCCGGGATGACAGCTGTTGACCCGCTCAAGTTCCCGGACTATCCGGCAAAAGTAGAGCGTGAGCAGAATAAGACGGGCATGAAGGAAGCGGTTGTGACGGGTGAAGGCACGATCGGCGGCTATCCGGTGATCATCGGCATCATGGATTCGACCTATTTCATGGGCTCGATGGGCTCTGTCGTCGGGGAGAAACTGACCCGGGCGATCGAAGCGGCGCTTTCCAAACGTTATCCGCTCATCATCTTCACCGCGTCTGGCGGTGCACGCATGCAAGAGGGGATTTACTCGCTGATGCAGATGGCCAAAACATCTGCTGCACTGCGCAAACTTCACGAAGCGGGTGGGTTGTACATTGCCGTCAACACCTATCCGACAACGGGCGGTGTCACCGCTTCGTTTGCGATGCTTGGCGACATCAACTTGGCCGAACCGGGCGCATTGATCGGTTTTGCCGGACGTCGTATCATCGAACAGACGATTCGCCAGAAACTGCCCGACGATTTCCAAACGGCAGAGTTTTTGCTCAAACACGGCATGCTCGATATGGTCGTGCCGCGCAAAGACATGCGTCAAACTCTTTCGACCCTGTTAGAACTGCATGGAGGTGTACCGAGTGGCGAATGA
- a CDS encoding acetyl-CoA carboxylase carboxyltransferase subunit alpha, translated as MANELMFEKPLLELHKKIKELRTFSEQSGLDFSEEIAKLEAKASQLAGNIYTELSPWQRTQIARHAERPTTLDYIRGMCTNFLELHGDRTFGDDPAIVGGVAKFDNIPVTVIGHQKGKDTKENILRRWGMPFPEGYRKALRLMKQAEKFGRPIINFIDTSGAYPGIESEERGISEAVARNLIEMAGLRTPIICVVTGEGGSGGALALGVGDRVYMLENAIYSVISPEAGAALLWKDSGQAQRAAETFKITAGYIHEFGIIDGVIPEPQGGAHKNHAATIAAVREQIAAALHELIKLPGDVLVEQRYQKFKKMGHFAE; from the coding sequence GTGGCGAATGAGCTCATGTTTGAAAAGCCGCTCTTAGAACTGCATAAGAAAATCAAAGAATTGCGCACCTTCTCGGAGCAGAGCGGCTTGGACTTTTCGGAAGAGATTGCCAAGTTAGAAGCAAAAGCTTCCCAACTGGCAGGCAATATCTATACCGAACTCTCACCGTGGCAGCGGACGCAGATCGCCCGTCATGCGGAGCGTCCCACCACGCTCGATTACATTCGGGGCATGTGCACCAACTTTTTAGAACTGCACGGGGACCGCACGTTTGGCGATGATCCGGCGATCGTCGGCGGCGTCGCGAAGTTTGACAACATTCCGGTCACGGTGATCGGCCATCAGAAGGGCAAGGATACGAAAGAGAATATCCTGCGCCGCTGGGGCATGCCGTTTCCGGAAGGCTATCGCAAAGCGTTGCGGCTGATGAAACAGGCGGAGAAATTCGGACGTCCGATCATCAACTTCATCGACACGTCTGGAGCGTATCCGGGCATCGAGTCGGAAGAGCGCGGCATCTCGGAAGCGGTGGCGCGCAACCTGATCGAGATGGCAGGTCTGCGCACTCCCATCATCTGTGTCGTCACGGGTGAAGGCGGTTCGGGTGGCGCGCTGGCGCTTGGCGTTGGCGACCGTGTCTACATGCTGGAGAATGCGATCTACTCGGTCATCTCGCCAGAAGCGGGCGCAGCACTGCTCTGGAAGGACTCGGGACAAGCGCAACGCGCTGCGGAAACGTTTAAGATCACCGCAGGCTACATCCATGAATTTGGCATCATCGACGGTGTGATCCCAGAACCGCAAGGCGGCGCGCACAAGAATCATGCTGCGACGATTGCAGCAGTTCGGGAGCAGATCGCTGCCGCTTTGCATGAACTGATCAAGCTGCCGGGCGATGTGCTGGTCGAACAGCGTTACCAGAAGTTCAAGAAGATGGGTCACTTTGCAGAATAA